One Candidatus Cetobacterium colombiensis genomic window carries:
- a CDS encoding O-acetylhomoserine aminocarboxypropyltransferase/cysteine synthase family protein — MSYKFETIQLHGGQYPDPTTGSRAVPIYQTSSYVFKNSEHAANLFSLKEEGNIYTRLGNPTTQVLEERISILEGGVGALAVASGAAAIAYTFLTIAKYGDEILSANNIYGGTYNFLTNTIVDYGITSNFFNPKFPEELYQLITPKTKIIFIESLGNPSGDVVDIETICAIAHKFNIPVVVDNTFATPYLIKPFEYGADIVIHSATKFLGGHGTSIAGLIVDSGKFNWKDSKFETFNKPDSGYHGLKYSDLNDIAFITKARVKTLRDTGAALSPFNAFLILQGIETLSLRVERHVKNAREIANFLSKNTEVNWISHPEFNKNSDKILIEKYLKKGATSIFTFGLNGGRERGKKFIDSLKLFSHLANVADAKSLIIHPASTTHGQLNDLELKKCGVKPETIRISVGLENVDDLIKDLEHAIKSSKLGGSL, encoded by the coding sequence ATGAGTTATAAATTTGAAACAATTCAACTTCATGGAGGACAATATCCAGACCCTACTACAGGTTCAAGAGCAGTTCCTATATACCAAACATCATCATATGTTTTTAAAAATAGTGAGCATGCGGCAAATTTATTTTCTTTAAAGGAAGAAGGAAATATATACACTCGTTTAGGAAATCCAACAACTCAAGTTTTAGAAGAACGAATATCTATTTTAGAAGGTGGAGTTGGTGCTCTAGCTGTAGCCTCAGGTGCAGCTGCTATAGCGTACACATTTTTAACTATTGCTAAATATGGAGATGAAATACTATCAGCAAATAATATATATGGAGGAACATATAATTTTTTAACAAATACAATTGTAGATTATGGTATAACCTCTAATTTTTTTAATCCTAAATTTCCAGAAGAACTATATCAACTAATAACACCTAAAACTAAAATTATATTTATAGAAAGTTTAGGAAATCCAAGTGGAGATGTTGTCGATATAGAAACTATTTGTGCAATTGCTCATAAGTTTAATATTCCTGTTGTTGTTGATAATACATTTGCAACTCCTTATTTAATAAAACCCTTTGAATATGGTGCTGATATAGTTATTCATTCTGCTACAAAATTTTTAGGTGGCCATGGTACTTCAATAGCTGGTTTAATAGTTGATAGTGGAAAATTTAATTGGAAAGATTCAAAGTTTGAAACTTTTAATAAACCTGATTCTGGCTATCATGGATTAAAATACTCTGATTTAAATGACATTGCATTTATAACAAAAGCTAGAGTTAAAACATTGAGGGATACTGGTGCTGCTTTGTCACCTTTTAATGCTTTTCTAATTCTTCAAGGAATTGAAACTTTGTCGTTAAGAGTGGAAAGACATGTTAAAAATGCAAGAGAAATTGCTAACTTTTTATCTAAAAATACTGAAGTAAATTGGATTAGTCATCCTGAATTCAACAAAAATTCTGATAAAATTTTAATTGAAAAATACCTTAAAAAAGGAGCTACATCTATTTTTACATTTGGATTAAATGGTGGTAGAGAAAGAGGCAAAAAATTTATTGATTCTCTTAAACTTTTTTCACATTTAGCTAATGTAGCTGATGCTAAATCCTTAATAATTCATCCGGCTTCAACTACCCATGGACAATTAAATGATTTAGAGCTAAAAAAATGTGGAGTAAAACCTGAAACAATTAGAATTTCTGTTGGGTTAGAAAATGTTGATGACTTAATTAAAGATTTAGAACACGCAATAAAATCCAGTAAATTAGGGGGAAGTTTATGA
- the metF gene encoding methylenetetrahydrofolate reductase [NAD(P)H], with product MKIKNLYKTKKPVISFEIFPPNDKYPIESIYETIDGLSKLNPDFISVTYGAGGTNQGRTLEIASKIKNTYKIESLAHLTCFGSTNEEIEIILNNLKKENIENILALRGDLPKTLIKPNGDFKYASNLIKKIKKEDNFCIGAAFYPEGHLETNDLLDLFYLKEKVKEGTDFLISQIFFDNDYFYTFKEKCDKLNITIPLIPGIIPVTNVKQIKKITELCGTTIPPKFQKILDLYKDNPEALKEAGIAYAVEQIIDLLSSGVSGIHIYTMNKVDIVKEIMNRIEKIKTCLKEVG from the coding sequence ATGAAAATCAAAAATTTATATAAAACAAAAAAACCTGTCATATCATTTGAAATATTTCCACCAAATGATAAGTACCCTATTGAAAGTATCTATGAAACTATCGATGGACTTTCTAAATTAAATCCAGACTTTATAAGTGTTACATATGGGGCCGGTGGAACGAATCAAGGAAGAACACTTGAAATTGCATCAAAAATAAAAAATACATATAAAATAGAATCTTTAGCACACTTAACATGCTTTGGATCCACAAATGAAGAAATCGAAATTATTCTTAATAATCTAAAAAAAGAAAATATTGAAAATATATTAGCTCTAAGAGGAGACTTACCGAAAACTTTAATAAAACCTAACGGAGATTTTAAATATGCAAGTAATTTAATAAAAAAAATAAAAAAAGAAGACAACTTTTGCATTGGAGCTGCATTTTATCCAGAAGGGCATCTTGAAACAAATGATCTTTTAGATTTATTTTATTTAAAAGAAAAGGTTAAAGAAGGAACAGATTTTTTAATTTCACAAATATTTTTTGATAATGATTACTTTTATACCTTTAAAGAGAAATGTGATAAGTTAAATATTACAATTCCTTTAATTCCTGGAATTATTCCAGTTACAAACGTAAAACAAATAAAAAAAATAACTGAACTTTGTGGAACAACTATTCCTCCTAAATTTCAAAAAATACTAGATTTATATAAAGATAATCCTGAAGCCTTAAAGGAAGCTGGTATAGCCTATGCTGTAGAACAAATTATTGATTTATTGTCTTCTGGAGTTTCAGGAATTCATATATATACAATGAATAAAGTTGATATTGTAAAAGAAATTATGAATAGAATAGAAAAAATTAAGACATGTCTTAAGGAGGTGGGTTAA
- a CDS encoding homoserine O-acetyltransferase/O-succinyltransferase family protein produces the protein MGVINLMPFKHEVEYQFSTIFQKIDKNIKLMYIYPATHKYKNIDITYLKNNYTPLNKININDYNGIIVTGAPIEKYNFKEVDFWDEINTFFQNNTLPTIYICWGSQGALYSKFGIEKFSLNKKLFGVYHHEIKINNPFITTNFFAPHSRNTFNKKECILNANLHIIGESKDAGVYMCSTKDFKNIFISGHSEYQKERLKFEFERDKQYIPENYFINDNPENDILFSWQNHQNEFYTNWINFLRRFL, from the coding sequence ATAGGAGTTATAAACCTAATGCCTTTTAAACATGAGGTTGAATATCAATTTTCTACCATTTTTCAAAAAATCGATAAAAATATTAAATTAATGTATATTTATCCTGCAACACATAAATATAAAAATATAGATATAACCTACCTAAAAAATAATTACACACCTTTAAATAAAATAAATATAAATGACTATAATGGGATTATTGTTACTGGAGCACCCATTGAAAAATATAATTTTAAAGAAGTTGATTTTTGGGACGAAATAAATACTTTTTTTCAAAATAATACTTTACCAACTATTTATATTTGCTGGGGATCTCAAGGAGCATTATACTCTAAATTTGGTATAGAAAAATTTAGTTTAAATAAAAAATTATTTGGAGTTTATCATCACGAAATTAAAATAAATAATCCTTTTATTACTACGAACTTTTTTGCTCCTCACTCACGGAATACTTTTAATAAAAAAGAGTGCATTTTAAATGCAAATCTCCATATTATTGGAGAATCTAAAGATGCTGGAGTATATATGTGTTCTACTAAAGATTTTAAAAATATATTTATTTCAGGACATTCAGAATATCAAAAAGAAAGATTAAAGTTTGAGTTTGAAAGGGATAAGCAATATATTCCTGAAAATTATTTTATTAATGATAATCCTGAAAACGACATACTTTTCAGCTGGCAAAATCATCAAAATGAATTTTATACAAATTGGATAAATTTTTTAAGGAGGTTTTTATGA
- a CDS encoding homoserine dehydrogenase, whose product MKIAIIGIGTVGTGVLELLNQEKNNIENRIGESIEVSWICDLKDTLKIESNLKFTKNYKEILNDNSVETIIELIGGNTTAFEIAKETLKSGKNLITANKHLLATKGIEIFEIAKKHNVKIFFEAAVAGGTPALSSIYEGTFSGGIKTITGILNGTSNYILNKMEEGSDYDSALKLAQEAGYAELDPTFDVKGIDTAHKISLLSYLVWGKLIDFKKINIKGIDKITKKDIEFAKNSGKRFKLIGEAKKINNQIIINVEPRLIEKNDQLYNVNDVYNGIKSYGIHLGETFFYGKGAGALPTATAIIGDLYKIKNSNAWY is encoded by the coding sequence ATGAAAATCGCAATTATTGGTATTGGAACTGTTGGAACTGGTGTATTAGAACTTTTAAATCAAGAAAAAAATAATATAGAAAATAGAATTGGAGAGTCTATAGAAGTATCTTGGATATGTGATTTAAAAGATACTCTTAAAATAGAGAGTAACCTTAAATTTACTAAAAATTATAAAGAGATTTTAAATGATAATTCTGTTGAAACAATTATTGAATTAATTGGTGGAAACACAACCGCATTTGAAATAGCGAAAGAAACTTTAAAAAGTGGAAAAAATTTAATAACTGCAAATAAACACTTGCTTGCAACTAAAGGAATAGAAATATTTGAAATAGCTAAAAAACACAATGTAAAAATATTTTTTGAAGCTGCTGTTGCTGGAGGAACCCCAGCTTTATCATCTATCTATGAAGGAACATTTTCTGGAGGTATAAAAACAATAACTGGTATATTAAATGGAACTTCTAACTATATTTTAAATAAAATGGAAGAAGGATCTGATTATGATTCTGCTTTAAAATTAGCACAAGAAGCTGGATATGCAGAATTAGATCCTACTTTTGATGTGAAAGGAATAGATACAGCTCATAAAATTAGCTTATTATCTTATCTCGTTTGGGGAAAACTTATTGATTTTAAAAAAATAAATATAAAAGGAATAGATAAAATAACAAAAAAAGATATAGAATTTGCTAAAAATTCTGGAAAAAGATTTAAACTTATTGGTGAAGCTAAAAAAATAAATAATCAAATTATTATAAATGTAGAACCTAGACTTATTGAAAAAAATGATCAACTATATAATGTAAATGATGTTTATAATGGAATTAAAAGTTATGGAATACATCTAGGTGAAACTTTTTTTTATGGAAAAGGAGCTGGTGCATTACCAACTGCTACTGCTATAATAGGAGATTTATATAAAATTAAAAACTCAAATGCTTGGTATTAA
- the metH gene encoding methionine synthase, whose amino-acid sequence MLNENKIYILDGATGTTIQDYKLSKKDYKYLDKEYTGCHDILNITRKDIILDIHRRYIKAGSDIIETNTFNSSSISLKDYGLESYSYEISFRGAQIAKEATKDFKRKILVAGSIGPTNKSASIPTKNNILSREINFDELFESYFIQAKGLYDGGIDIFLVETIFDGLNAKAAVMACEKVSEINNIQIPIMISATVDKNGKILSGQDIKSLITSLDRDSIVSFGLNCSFGAKDLIPLIETLDKYTNKLLSIYPNAGLPNENGEYDETPEVTLNYLKKLIDNRKINIIGGCCGTTPKHIEIISNYSKDKLPRDFDNKNNRFFLAGNLPLQENKKFYLVGERTNISGSKKFKRLIEERKYEEALEIAREEVKNGAEIIDINLDDALLDSQKEFLNFLKILSNDIILSNIPLMIDSSNFKVIETALKNISGKSIINSISLKDGEDIFLKKAKIIKDYGAAIVIMAFDEKGQAITFDRKIEICKRAYDLLILNGWKGKDIVFDPNILTIGTGREEDRYHAIEFFKSVKWIKENLKNSKVIGGISNISFAFRGNSLLRQIIHERFLKIAIENGLDMAILNPNEKKLTFSKELIELVDKLINGDLVIEELLKVQNKFFNIKNNIDTDVILKELNFEEKLRFKIIEGKKENLETELNEALKTYEPLDIIQNILMKALIEVGNKFEKGELYLPQIIKSAIIMEESVKYLSPYIKNNSYKNNKGKILMCTVKGDVHDIGKNITKTVLKCNGYDIIDLGVMVDKEKIYQESIKNNVDAVTLSGLITPSLKEMSEVLELFKKNNSNIPIIVSGAATSKLHTALNLEPKYSNNVFHVTDSSSTVLILDSLLGNKYNLFRDQVKSEYEKIKNIYLKNKENIITKDITLSKNDSKHLSYIPKKPKSLEKISLNIDIKDILPEIQWNLFFAILKAKNSFQKDKALEEAYKILNNWRDKGKFINAIYKIYNIIKINDVLHINDRKIPLIRNQGVTNESLSDYIEHNDYVGLFIASIKPEDENDIFQQLLANTLIEATSKYLQKYISKHNWNVNISPAVGYPCLPDHSLKKDIFELLNANEINVKLTENFSMEPLSSICGFYIGNPKSKYDSPRIILEDQIQGIANIKNIDITIFKKYIGF is encoded by the coding sequence ATGCTTAACGAAAATAAAATTTATATATTAGATGGTGCTACAGGTACTACAATACAAGATTATAAACTTTCTAAAAAAGATTATAAATATTTAGATAAAGAATACACTGGATGTCATGATATTCTAAATATTACAAGAAAAGATATTATTTTAGATATTCACAGAAGATATATTAAAGCTGGTTCTGATATAATTGAAACAAATACTTTTAATTCTAGTAGCATATCTTTAAAAGATTATGGATTAGAAAGCTATTCCTATGAAATTTCTTTTAGAGGAGCTCAAATAGCTAAAGAAGCTACAAAAGATTTTAAAAGAAAAATTTTAGTTGCAGGATCAATTGGTCCAACAAATAAAAGTGCTTCTATACCTACAAAAAATAATATATTAAGTAGAGAAATAAATTTTGATGAATTATTTGAAAGTTATTTCATTCAAGCTAAGGGTTTATATGATGGTGGTATTGACATATTTTTAGTAGAAACTATTTTTGATGGTTTAAATGCCAAAGCTGCTGTTATGGCTTGTGAAAAGGTATCTGAAATAAATAATATTCAAATACCAATAATGATATCTGCTACTGTTGATAAAAACGGTAAAATATTATCTGGACAAGATATAAAATCTCTAATAACATCTCTTGATAGAGATAGCATTGTTTCTTTTGGACTTAACTGCTCCTTTGGAGCTAAAGATTTAATCCCGTTAATCGAAACTTTAGATAAATATACTAATAAATTGTTATCTATATATCCAAATGCAGGGTTACCAAATGAAAATGGTGAATACGATGAAACACCCGAAGTTACATTAAATTATTTAAAAAAATTAATTGATAATAGAAAAATCAATATTATTGGTGGATGTTGTGGAACAACACCAAAACATATTGAAATAATTAGCAATTACTCTAAAGATAAATTACCTAGAGATTTTGATAATAAAAATAATAGATTTTTTTTAGCTGGAAATCTTCCTCTCCAAGAAAATAAAAAGTTTTATTTAGTTGGAGAAAGAACAAATATCTCTGGATCTAAAAAATTTAAGCGATTAATAGAAGAAAGAAAATATGAAGAAGCTTTAGAAATTGCTCGAGAAGAAGTAAAAAATGGTGCTGAAATAATTGATATTAATTTAGATGATGCTCTTTTAGATTCTCAAAAAGAATTTCTAAATTTTTTAAAAATTTTAAGTAATGATATTATTCTTTCTAATATTCCATTAATGATAGATTCTTCAAATTTTAAAGTTATCGAAACTGCTTTAAAAAATATTTCTGGAAAATCAATTATAAATTCGATAAGTTTAAAAGACGGTGAAGATATTTTTTTAAAAAAAGCTAAAATTATTAAAGATTATGGTGCTGCAATAGTTATTATGGCATTTGATGAAAAAGGACAAGCAATCACTTTTGATAGAAAAATAGAAATCTGTAAAAGAGCCTATGATCTTTTAATATTAAACGGTTGGAAAGGTAAAGATATCGTATTTGATCCTAATATTTTAACTATTGGAACAGGAAGAGAAGAAGATCGATATCATGCTATAGAATTTTTTAAATCAGTAAAATGGATTAAAGAAAATTTAAAAAATTCAAAAGTAATAGGTGGAATAAGTAATATTTCTTTTGCTTTTAGAGGAAATTCTTTATTAAGACAAATTATTCATGAAAGATTTTTAAAAATAGCTATTGAAAATGGTTTAGATATGGCAATTCTTAACCCTAATGAAAAAAAATTAACTTTTTCTAAAGAATTAATAGAATTAGTTGATAAACTTATTAATGGTGATCTAGTTATTGAAGAACTTCTAAAAGTACAAAATAAATTTTTTAATATAAAAAACAATATTGACACTGATGTTATTTTAAAAGAATTAAATTTTGAAGAAAAATTAAGATTTAAAATAATCGAAGGAAAAAAAGAAAATTTAGAAACTGAATTAAATGAAGCTCTTAAAACCTATGAACCTTTAGATATTATTCAAAATATCTTAATGAAAGCTCTTATAGAGGTTGGAAATAAATTTGAAAAAGGAGAGCTTTATCTACCACAAATTATCAAATCAGCGATTATAATGGAAGAATCTGTTAAATATTTATCTCCATATATAAAAAATAATTCTTATAAAAATAATAAAGGAAAAATTTTAATGTGTACTGTTAAAGGAGATGTTCATGATATTGGTAAAAATATTACAAAAACTGTTTTAAAATGTAATGGATATGATATTATCGATTTAGGTGTAATGGTTGATAAAGAAAAAATTTATCAAGAATCTATTAAAAATAATGTTGATGCTGTAACATTAAGTGGTCTTATTACTCCTTCTTTAAAAGAAATGAGTGAAGTTTTAGAATTATTTAAAAAAAATAATTCTAATATTCCTATAATTGTAAGTGGAGCTGCAACATCAAAACTTCATACGGCTTTAAATTTAGAACCTAAATATTCTAATAATGTTTTTCATGTTACTGATTCTTCTTCAACAGTTTTAATATTAGATTCTTTACTTGGAAATAAATATAATTTATTTAGAGATCAAGTAAAAAGTGAATATGAAAAAATTAAAAACATATATTTAAAAAATAAAGAAAATATTATTACAAAAGATATAACTTTATCTAAAAATGATTCAAAGCATTTAAGTTATATTCCTAAAAAACCTAAATCTTTAGAAAAAATATCTCTTAATATTGATATAAAAGATATTTTACCAGAAATACAATGGAATCTTTTTTTTGCAATATTAAAAGCGAAAAATTCATTTCAAAAAGATAAAGCTTTAGAAGAAGCTTATAAAATTTTAAACAATTGGAGAGATAAAGGTAAGTTTATTAATGCTATTTATAAAATTTATAATATTATAAAAATAAATGATGTTTTACATATAAATGATCGAAAAATTCCGTTAATTAGAAATCAAGGAGTAACAAATGAATCTTTATCTGATTATATTGAGCATAATGATTATGTTGGATTATTTATAGCCTCAATAAAACCAGAAGATGAAAATGATATTTTTCAACAATTGTTAGCAAATACTTTAATAGAAGCAACTTCTAAATATTTACAAAAATATATTTCTAAACATAATTGGAATGTGAATATAAGTCCCGCTGTTGGTTATCCATGTTTACCTGACCATTCTTTAAAAAAAGATATTTTTGAACTTTTAAATGCTAATGAAATTAATGTAAAATTGACTGAAAATTTTTCTATGGAGCCTCTTTCAAGTATTTGTGGTTTTTATATAGGAAATCCTAAAAGCAAATATGATAGTCCTAGAATAATTTTAGAAGATCAAATTCAGGGTATTGCAAATATTAAAAATATAGATATTACAATTTTTAAAAAATATATTGGATTTTAA
- a CDS encoding YaiI/YqxD family protein encodes MKIIIDADACPVTDIVVGIAQEKNIECIIICDDAHKIVRDKIETIVVPNGADAVDFAIISKTEKEDIIVTQDYGLASIILSKDAYAINQDGLIYNKFNIENLLFTRHISQKMRNSGKRTKGPKKRNISQDESFKKNFLNLLVKITNVKF; translated from the coding sequence ATGAAAATAATAATAGATGCAGATGCTTGTCCTGTTACAGACATAGTAGTAGGTATAGCTCAAGAAAAAAATATAGAATGTATAATTATATGTGATGATGCTCATAAAATAGTAAGAGATAAAATTGAAACAATAGTTGTTCCTAATGGTGCAGATGCAGTAGATTTTGCAATTATATCTAAAACAGAAAAAGAAGATATTATTGTAACCCAAGATTATGGATTAGCTTCGATAATTCTTTCTAAAGATGCTTACGCTATAAATCAAGATGGATTAATTTATAATAAATTTAATATAGAAAATTTACTTTTTACTAGACATATATCTCAAAAAATGAGAAATTCAGGAAAAAGGACAAAAGGACCTAAGAAAAGAAATATATCACAAGATGAATCTTTTAAAAAGAATTTTTTAAATCTTTTGGTAAAGATAACTAATGTAAAATTCTAA
- a CDS encoding zinc ribbon domain-containing protein, with product MDKCLNCGNELEKIGNEYVCKVCKKRYIKKAYCPIDKSELEKLAACGSISYWCNTCNELKSRKDAIYKLEEIKE from the coding sequence ATGGATAAATGTTTGAATTGTGGAAATGAACTAGAAAAAATAGGAAATGAATATGTATGTAAGGTTTGTAAAAAAAGATATATAAAAAAAGCTTATTGTCCAATAGATAAAAGTGAGTTAGAAAAATTAGCAGCCTGTGGATCTATTAGTTATTGGTGCAATACTTGTAACGAATTAAAATCAAGAAAAGATGCAATTTATAAATTAGAAGAAATAAAAGAATAA
- a CDS encoding redoxin domain-containing protein — MKIDLLFYFFTFLGGILSFFSPCVIPILPIYFSYLAGNGKQIDSNGNIIFDQKKVFFNTLFFIFGISISFFILGFSFTKIGDFAFNQKEIISKVGGIIIISLGFFQLGIFKFNFLYKEKRIDYNNQKLNPLVAFMTGFTFSFAWTPCVGPILSSVLILASSLKNNTLGNILIFVYSLGFVIPFLFLGIFTTSLLNFFKSKQKFLKYTSKIAGCFLIIIGVLTFLGYTNQLSSYFLPSNENKNISNQAVINNDSFKLFDQYGNEHILSNYKNKIIFLNFWATWCPPCKEEMPYIEELYKEFGENKNDVIILGITNPITKENPNGQDKDIQNIKKFLKENYYTFPTVFDKTGMYFDSFKIRAFPTTYIIGKDGEIKAAIPGAMNKEQMTKLIKTFIN; from the coding sequence ATGAAAATAGATTTATTATTTTATTTCTTTACTTTTCTAGGAGGAATTTTATCTTTTTTTTCACCCTGTGTTATACCTATACTTCCAATATATTTTAGTTATTTAGCTGGTAATGGAAAACAGATTGATTCTAATGGAAATATTATTTTTGATCAAAAAAAAGTTTTTTTTAATACTCTTTTCTTTATATTTGGGATATCTATTTCTTTTTTTATACTTGGTTTTTCGTTTACTAAAATTGGAGATTTCGCTTTTAATCAAAAAGAAATTATTTCTAAAGTTGGTGGTATTATAATTATTTCCCTTGGATTTTTTCAATTGGGAATATTTAAATTTAATTTTTTATATAAAGAAAAAAGAATTGATTACAACAATCAAAAACTAAATCCATTAGTTGCTTTTATGACAGGATTTACATTTAGTTTTGCTTGGACTCCCTGTGTTGGTCCAATTCTTTCATCCGTTTTAATTTTAGCTAGTAGTTTAAAAAACAATACTTTAGGAAATATTTTAATTTTTGTTTATTCTCTTGGATTTGTTATTCCATTTTTATTTCTTGGAATATTTACAACAAGTTTATTAAATTTCTTTAAATCAAAACAAAAATTTCTAAAATATACGTCTAAAATAGCTGGTTGTTTTTTAATAATTATTGGAGTTTTAACATTTTTAGGTTATACAAATCAACTTTCTAGTTATTTTTTACCTTCTAATGAAAATAAAAATATTTCTAATCAAGCTGTTATTAATAACGATAGTTTTAAATTATTTGATCAATATGGAAATGAGCATATCTTATCTAATTATAAAAATAAAATCATTTTTTTAAATTTTTGGGCTACTTGGTGTCCACCATGTAAAGAAGAAATGCCTTATATTGAAGAATTATATAAAGAATTTGGAGAAAATAAAAATGATGTGATTATTCTAGGAATTACAAATCCTATTACTAAGGAAAATCCAAATGGTCAAGATAAAGATATACAAAATATTAAAAAATTTTTAAAAGAAAATTACTATACTTTTCCTACTGTTTTTGATAAAACTGGTATGTATTTTGACAGTTTTAAAATAAGAGCTTTTCCAACTACATACATAATTGGAAAAGATGGAGAAATTAAAGCTGCAATTCCTGGAGCAATGAACAAAGAGCAAATGACTAAGCTTATAAAAACTTTTATTAATTAA
- a CDS encoding VOC family protein — protein MKFVFNHFNINVLNLEKSIKFYEEALGLKEVRRKESEDGSFILVYMGDGQTGFTIELTWLRDREEAYDLGDEEFHLAFVTDDYEGAYKKHSEMGCICYENVAMGIYFINDPDGYWLEVIPTKK, from the coding sequence ATGAAATTTGTTTTTAATCATTTTAATATTAATGTTTTAAATCTTGAAAAGAGCATTAAATTTTATGAAGAAGCTTTAGGATTAAAAGAAGTTAGAAGAAAAGAGTCTGAAGATGGAAGTTTTATTTTAGTTTATATGGGAGACGGTCAGACTGGTTTTACGATAGAACTAACATGGTTAAGAGATAGAGAAGAAGCTTATGATTTAGGTGATGAGGAGTTCCATTTAGCTTTTGTTACAGATGACTATGAAGGAGCTTATAAAAAACATAGTGAAATGGGATGTATTTGTTATGAAAATGTAGCAATGGGAATTTATTTTATAAATGATCCTGATGGATATTGGTTAGAAGTTATTCCTACTAAAAAATAA
- a CDS encoding MBL fold metallo-hydrolase produces MKDLKIYYIYHSCFLIETKNFIIIFDYFKMLEDKFKNEFSLREKISNTKKEILVFSSHSHYDHFNEEIFSWKNKYSVIKYILSKDIKLKIKKENYFIIGEGEKFKLDNVEIKAYGSTDIGLSFLIKVDTIKIFHAGDLNWWYWKDDTKEEEKIMRELYQSIIEKIKVNVNIDVAFFPVDPRLEEFCYLGAEYFAEYVKPKVIIPMHFDENYYVTEKLKEKIKKFQVEGIIIKDVNSLLII; encoded by the coding sequence ATGAAAGATTTAAAAATATATTATATTTATCATAGTTGTTTTTTAATAGAGACAAAAAATTTTATAATTATATTTGATTATTTTAAAATGTTAGAAGATAAATTTAAAAATGAATTTTCTTTAAGAGAAAAAATATCAAATACTAAAAAAGAAATATTAGTATTTTCTTCGCATAGTCATTATGACCATTTTAATGAAGAGATTTTTTCTTGGAAGAATAAATATTCCGTAATTAAATATATTTTAAGTAAGGATATTAAGTTAAAAATAAAAAAAGAAAATTATTTTATAATAGGTGAAGGAGAAAAGTTTAAATTAGATAATGTAGAAATTAAAGCATATGGTTCTACAGATATAGGGCTTTCTTTTTTAATTAAAGTTGATACTATAAAAATATTCCATGCAGGAGATTTGAATTGGTGGTATTGGAAAGATGATACAAAAGAAGAAGAGAAAATTATGCGTGAATTATACCAAAGTATCATAGAAAAAATCAAAGTGAATGTTAATATCGATGTAGCTTTTTTTCCAGTAGATCCAAGATTAGAGGAGTTTTGTTATTTAGGAGCAGAATATTTTGCAGAATACGTAAAACCTAAAGTTATAATACCAATGCATTTTGATGAAAATTATTATGTTACTGAAAAATTAAAAGAAAAAATTAAAAAATTTCAAGTGGAAGGAATAATTATTAAGGATGTAAATTCATTATTAATTATATAA
- a CDS encoding transposase, whose amino-acid sequence MDRARLTDLANAAYQALKYSFKKLGIHSFALIINIHIFARNLDWNPHIHCILTFGGYDKNQKWKNIKTIPYPVLKKSWQKCSLDIIAKYAKDNNHRNLKNKISLCYQKYKKINNIFEIAKYIGRF is encoded by the coding sequence ATGGATAGAGCTAGACTTACCGATTTAGCAAATGCGGCTTATCAAGCTCTTAAATATTCTTTTAAAAAACTTGGTATCCATTCTTTTGCTCTAATCATTAACATACATATTTTTGCTAGAAATCTCGATTGGAACCCTCATATTCATTGTATTCTTACTTTTGGTGGATACGATAAAAATCAAAAATGGAAAAATATTAAAACCATACCTTATCCTGTACTTAAAAAATCTTGGCAAAAATGTTCACTAGATATCATTGCTAAATATGCAAAAGATAATAATCATAGAAATTTAAAAAATAAAATTTCACTCTGTTATCAAAAATATAAAAAAATTAATAACATTTTTGAAATCGCTAAATACATTGGTAGATTCTAG